A genomic stretch from Candidatus Woesearchaeota archaeon includes:
- a CDS encoding Lrp/AsnC family transcriptional regulator produces the protein MNKKDLQILCHLRNDARMPLTKMSKKTRIPVSTIFDRLKVSEKELITKHTSLIDFSQLGYHARVNIALKVDREHKISVKDYLLGHESTNSVYKINNGFDFMVEGVFKHINHMEQFIDDLESKFNIEEKKFFFIIEDLKREAFMSNPNLLPQ, from the coding sequence ATGAATAAAAAAGATCTTCAAATTTTGTGTCATTTAAGAAATGATGCGCGAATGCCATTAACTAAAATGAGTAAAAAAACGAGAATTCCAGTTTCAACAATTTTTGATCGTCTTAAAGTGAGTGAAAAAGAATTAATTACTAAACACACAAGTTTAATTGATTTTTCGCAGTTAGGTTATCATGCACGAGTAAACATTGCACTTAAAGTTGATAGGGAGCATAAAATTAGTGTTAAAGATTATTTGCTTGGCCATGAATCAACAAATTCAGTGTATAAAATAAATAATGGTTTTGATTTTATGGTTGAAGGAGTTTTCAAACATATTAATCATATGGAGCAGTTTATTGATGATCTAGAATCTAAGTTTAATATTGAGGAAAAAAAGTTTTTTTTCATAATTGAGGATTTAAAACGCGAGGCATTTATGAGCAATCCTAACTTGTTGCCTCAGTAA